The Aureispira anguillae genome contains a region encoding:
- a CDS encoding T9SS type A sorting domain-containing protein, with amino-acid sequence MKFIFSMFFSILAIGNAIGQIWETEITPNIVILPPANYEQELKGYDIRETNDGNYVFAGNYKYGIVSNLAHSPVLAKLDATTGNVIWLKEYPTFNGGYLQEVSLVEKPNGNLLLAGINYNRIFLIETDANGDTISTHQFASTCETVNNVGCNLRSVRLRATNDGNYIIGIGSTGGLIGLPSPINQLIKISPNNSIIWNKNYTNRFLLDVQPTNDGGYIFSGSTAMSQPILFKVDMNGDSLWQQTYSNMPIYDLHSVKETPDNGFVVACHATGFAGNSPFLLKMDQTGTVSWQLPLGGQLGVARHVVVDPDGNYVVTGTNRVTHGGGFAVMLDAAFVTRVTAAGSILQHQIFDDMIDNSSRAVRYTTDGNFVLAGSHGASLGDQERGYVVKTGYYLNTLDINEENTGIEVFPNPFKHQTTLRVNGGVYTALKVQVFDALGRQVQQAFSTNGTEVILPRKDLERGIYFFKLRDGQQIIGTGKLTIQ; translated from the coding sequence ATGAAATTTATCTTTAGTATGTTTTTCTCAATTCTTGCTATTGGGAATGCCATTGGGCAGATTTGGGAAACAGAAATTACCCCGAATATTGTTATACTTCCTCCTGCTAATTATGAGCAAGAACTAAAGGGCTATGATATAAGGGAAACCAATGATGGCAATTATGTATTTGCTGGCAATTATAAATATGGTATAGTTTCTAATTTGGCACACAGCCCAGTGCTAGCAAAATTGGATGCTACTACAGGAAATGTCATCTGGCTAAAAGAATACCCTACCTTTAATGGGGGTTACCTCCAAGAAGTGTCCTTGGTCGAAAAGCCCAATGGGAATTTACTATTGGCAGGAATTAATTACAATCGAATCTTTTTGATTGAAACAGATGCAAATGGTGACACCATCTCCACACATCAATTTGCCTCGACTTGTGAAACCGTTAACAATGTAGGATGCAACCTTAGATCTGTACGTCTGAGGGCTACGAATGATGGCAATTATATCATAGGAATTGGATCAACAGGTGGATTAATTGGCTTGCCAAGCCCTATCAATCAACTCATTAAAATTAGCCCTAACAACAGCATTATTTGGAATAAAAATTACACGAATCGGTTTTTATTAGACGTTCAACCGACCAATGATGGCGGCTATATTTTCTCAGGGAGTACTGCAATGAGTCAGCCTATTTTGTTTAAGGTAGATATGAATGGAGATAGCCTTTGGCAGCAAACCTATTCCAATATGCCTATTTATGATCTGCACAGTGTAAAAGAAACGCCCGATAATGGTTTTGTTGTAGCTTGCCATGCTACTGGATTTGCGGGCAATAGTCCCTTTTTACTCAAAATGGATCAAACAGGAACGGTATCGTGGCAGTTGCCATTAGGCGGACAGTTAGGCGTTGCTCGTCATGTTGTGGTTGATCCTGATGGTAATTATGTGGTAACAGGAACGAATCGTGTAACGCATGGTGGTGGCTTTGCTGTAATGTTGGATGCTGCTTTTGTTACTAGAGTAACAGCCGCTGGTAGCATTTTGCAACACCAAATTTTTGACGACATGATTGACAATAGTAGCCGAGCCGTTCGCTATACAACGGATGGTAACTTTGTGCTTGCAGGAAGCCATGGCGCTAGTTTGGGAGATCAAGAAAGGGGCTATGTAGTAAAAACAGGCTATTATTTAAATACCTTGGATATAAATGAAGAGAATACGGGGATAGAGGTTTTTCCAAATCCATTTAAACATCAAACGACTTTGAGGGTAAATGGAGGCGTTTATACAGCGTTGAAGGTGCAAGTTTTTGATGCTTTGGGGCGTCAAGTACAACAAGCTTTCTCAACCAATGGAACAGAGGTGATTTTACCCCGAAAGGATTTAGAACGAGGAATTTATTTCTTTAAACTAAGGGATGGACAACAGATTATTGGTACGGGCAAATTGACCATACAGTAA
- the prfA gene encoding peptide chain release factor 1: MIDKLRALKDKFQLLEEQLSDPEVTSDMKRFMKINKEYKDLKPLVEAHDKYKAMLDGIAECKEIIEEGDDPEFVEMAKEDLKDWEDKKGPFEEELKMMLIPKDPEDEKNVTIEIRAGAGGDEAAIFAGDLLRLYERFIDKKGWKREYIASNESESGGYSKVILEVTGDNVYGMLKYESGTHRVQRIPKTESQGRVHTSAATVAIMPIFETEDVEINKADLSWDTFRASGAGGQHVNKTESAVRVTHKPSGVVVECQDGRSQLKNREIALQKLYAKLFELQQQEHQDSISALRNTLIVSGDRSSKIRTYNYSQNRVTDHRINFTKYNLTEVMDGYLDEFIEAIQVTYNMEKLKATEDV; this comes from the coding sequence ATGATTGATAAGTTAAGAGCATTAAAGGATAAATTTCAATTACTCGAAGAGCAACTATCTGATCCTGAAGTTACGTCAGATATGAAGCGGTTTATGAAAATCAATAAGGAGTACAAGGATTTAAAACCTTTGGTGGAGGCTCACGATAAATATAAGGCAATGCTAGATGGTATTGCAGAATGCAAAGAAATTATAGAGGAGGGAGATGATCCTGAATTTGTTGAAATGGCAAAGGAAGACCTTAAGGATTGGGAAGATAAAAAAGGACCTTTTGAAGAGGAACTAAAAATGATGCTTATTCCTAAAGATCCTGAGGACGAAAAGAACGTAACTATTGAAATTCGTGCTGGAGCGGGTGGTGATGAAGCAGCTATTTTTGCTGGTGATTTATTGCGTTTGTATGAACGTTTTATTGACAAAAAAGGCTGGAAAAGAGAGTATATTGCTTCTAATGAAAGCGAATCTGGTGGGTACAGTAAGGTGATTTTAGAGGTCACAGGTGATAATGTTTATGGCATGTTGAAATATGAGTCAGGAACACATCGTGTTCAGCGTATACCAAAAACAGAATCGCAAGGACGGGTTCATACCTCTGCTGCTACGGTTGCTATTATGCCTATTTTTGAAACGGAAGATGTCGAAATTAACAAAGCGGATCTTTCTTGGGATACCTTCCGTGCTAGTGGTGCGGGTGGGCAGCATGTTAATAAAACAGAGTCGGCTGTACGGGTAACGCATAAACCAAGTGGTGTTGTTGTAGAGTGTCAAGATGGACGTTCTCAGCTTAAGAATAGAGAAATTGCACTACAAAAATTATACGCTAAGTTGTTTGAATTGCAACAACAAGAACATCAAGATAGTATTTCTGCTTTAAGAAATACATTGATTGTATCAGGCGATCGTTCTTCCAAAATTCGTACCTACAACTATTCTCAAAATAGAGTAACAGATCATCGAATTAATTTTACAAAGTATAATTTAACGGAAGTGATGGATGGCTATTTAGATGAATTTATTGAAGCAATCCAAGTGACTTATAATATGGAAAAACTGAAGGCTACAGAGGATGTATAG
- a CDS encoding purine-nucleoside phosphorylase: MYHKIQNAVAYIQDQLPDFLPQIGIVLGTGLGNLSREIDQVLAIPYANIPHFAESTVESHAGKLIFGYLNGVAIVAMAGRFHYYEGYSMEEVTFPIRVLKYLKIERLVISNAAGGVQAHLYPGDLVFIKDHINLHAQNPLRGKNDERLGVRFPDMLKAYDSALNQQALAIAEKNNIRAFEGVYVGTQGPNLETPAEYNFFNLIGGAAVGMSTVPEVLVAKHMNLPVFVVSVISNRCYPIDEITETTVEDVIQVVNQAEAKLTLILKELLVTMVG, encoded by the coding sequence ATGTATCATAAAATACAAAATGCAGTTGCGTATATCCAAGATCAGTTGCCTGATTTTTTACCTCAAATTGGGATTGTATTAGGAACAGGTTTAGGCAATTTGAGTCGTGAAATAGATCAAGTATTAGCAATTCCTTATGCGAACATCCCACATTTTGCAGAATCAACGGTAGAGAGCCATGCAGGGAAGCTAATTTTTGGTTATTTAAATGGTGTTGCTATTGTCGCTATGGCGGGACGTTTCCATTATTATGAGGGGTATAGTATGGAGGAAGTAACTTTCCCTATTCGGGTTTTGAAATACCTGAAGATAGAACGGCTAGTTATTTCCAATGCAGCAGGAGGAGTACAAGCGCACCTATATCCAGGTGACTTGGTATTCATCAAGGATCATATCAATTTGCATGCGCAAAATCCTTTGCGAGGCAAAAATGATGAACGATTGGGAGTGCGTTTTCCCGATATGTTAAAAGCATATGATAGTGCACTAAATCAACAAGCGTTAGCAATTGCAGAAAAAAACAATATTCGAGCTTTTGAAGGGGTTTATGTAGGCACACAAGGACCGAATCTTGAAACACCAGCAGAGTATAACTTTTTTAATTTGATAGGAGGTGCTGCCGTTGGGATGTCAACGGTACCTGAAGTCTTAGTGGCCAAGCATATGAATTTGCCTGTTTTTGTGGTCTCTGTTATCTCCAACCGTTGTTATCCTATTGATGAAATAACAGAAACAACAGTAGAAGATGTTATCCAAGTTGTAAACCAAGCAGAAGCTAAATTAACGCTGATTTTGAAAGAACTCTTAGTGACAATGGTCGGTTAA